The proteins below are encoded in one region of Deltaproteobacteria bacterium:
- a CDS encoding thiolase family protein: protein MRKVKIIGGAMTKFGRHLDRNLKSLVEEAVSGALKDAGVSKDQLEGVWVGNASQGILQGQESIRGQVVMRAMGIGGIPVINVENACASSATALHGARAMVALGDMDVALVVGMEKMYSEDRSKVLPAFTGCMDVEILPQLMQAFAEQEERIKKEQMIRGEGRKQKSGQRSVFMDVYALNARSHMKEYGTTQRQLAVIASKNHYHSSMNPLAQYQNTFTVEEVLESPEVTWPLTRPMCSPIGDGAAALIICSEAFARKIGAAYGIEVAACMLASGEDPDQEKGASTLSRLSRKSYEKAGLGPEDIDLAEVHDATAFGELYASEELGFCPLGEGGAFAEAGHSTLGGKLPINVSGGLESQGHPIGATGVRQVVELYWHLAGKGQAGQRQVEGAKAGLAQNAGGTVNGSEGALSVTILKR, encoded by the coding sequence ATGCGCAAAGTCAAGATTATCGGGGGGGCCATGACTAAATTCGGACGTCACCTGGACCGTAATTTAAAATCACTGGTTGAAGAAGCGGTCAGCGGCGCCTTGAAAGATGCCGGAGTGTCCAAAGATCAGCTTGAAGGGGTCTGGGTGGGCAATGCCTCCCAAGGCATCCTGCAGGGGCAGGAATCTATCAGGGGTCAGGTGGTCATGAGGGCCATGGGCATCGGCGGTATTCCGGTTATCAACGTTGAAAATGCCTGCGCCTCCTCGGCCACAGCCCTCCACGGGGCCAGGGCCATGGTGGCCCTGGGGGACATGGATGTGGCCCTGGTGGTGGGTATGGAAAAGATGTACTCGGAAGACCGAAGCAAAGTCCTGCCGGCCTTTACGGGGTGCATGGATGTGGAGATTCTGCCTCAGCTTATGCAGGCCTTCGCCGAGCAGGAGGAAAGGATCAAGAAGGAACAGATGATCCGGGGGGAAGGCCGGAAGCAGAAGTCCGGGCAGCGTTCCGTGTTTATGGATGTCTATGCCCTGAATGCCCGGAGCCACATGAAAGAGTACGGCACCACCCAACGGCAGTTGGCCGTCATCGCCTCGAAAAATCATTATCACTCCTCCATGAATCCCCTGGCCCAATATCAAAATACCTTTACCGTGGAAGAGGTCCTAGAATCCCCGGAAGTCACCTGGCCTCTAACCCGGCCCATGTGCTCACCCATCGGAGACGGTGCGGCTGCCCTGATCATCTGCTCGGAAGCCTTTGCCAGGAAGATAGGGGCTGCCTATGGTATCGAAGTGGCCGCCTGTATGTTGGCCAGTGGAGAGGACCCGGACCAGGAAAAAGGCGCCAGCACCCTTTCCCGTCTATCCAGGAAGTCTTATGAGAAAGCCGGCCTAGGGCCGGAAGATATCGACCTGGCCGAGGTCCACGATGCCACGGCCTTCGGGGAGTTGTATGCCAGCGAGGAATTGGGTTTTTGCCCTCTGGGCGAGGGCGGGGCCTTTGCCGAGGCCGGTCACAGCACCCTGGGCGGAAAGCTTCCCATCAATGTCTCCGGCGGCCTGGAATCTCAAGGCCATCCCATCGGGGCCACCGGTGTGCGGCAGGTGGTGGAGCTTTATTGGCACCTGGCCGGGAAAGGGCAGGCCGGCCAAAGGCAGGTCGAGGGGGCCAAGGCCGGACTGGCCCAAAATGCCGGTGGAACCGTCAATGGATCGGAGGGGGCCCTGTCCGTGACCATTTTGAAGAGATAA
- a CDS encoding nitroreductase family protein — translation MPRSFEELKPMLRPTGVHMGVMRVDAEKCTACGLCLRNCPFKCWEMGEKGFPVMKADNACFSCFNCLVACPTEAVSIVESYHVDEGFFDTWLPVLKMPLEPRDAEDRPDDWNKVERTILERRSVRNFKENPIPESLIRRVLEAGRFAPSAGNHQPWKFTVVTDKAFIDQLEEACYAVWNGMYPMFQDDQTVMNLVDTVPVGAFDPRVQGGIRCVIRKELPIFNNAPVVIFLGCHENMAFPEQHSGICGQNMNLSAKSLGLGFCWSNFGSAVNFIPELKSRLGFDDPWRVYSSLCLGFPKFKQEGLVPRYFRPITWFRPGTEGPQVEG, via the coding sequence ATGCCTCGAAGCTTCGAAGAACTCAAGCCCATGCTCCGACCTACGGGGGTCCATATGGGCGTGATGCGAGTGGATGCGGAAAAGTGCACCGCCTGCGGCCTGTGCCTCAGGAACTGTCCTTTCAAGTGCTGGGAGATGGGTGAAAAGGGGTTTCCCGTCATGAAGGCGGATAATGCCTGCTTTTCCTGTTTCAACTGCCTGGTAGCCTGTCCGACGGAGGCCGTTTCCATCGTTGAATCATACCATGTGGATGAAGGCTTTTTTGACACCTGGCTCCCCGTACTCAAAATGCCTCTCGAACCCAGGGATGCTGAAGACCGACCCGATGACTGGAACAAGGTGGAGCGGACCATCCTGGAGCGGCGCAGTGTGCGTAATTTCAAAGAAAATCCCATTCCCGAATCGCTGATACGGCGGGTCCTGGAAGCGGGACGTTTCGCCCCCAGCGCCGGCAACCATCAACCCTGGAAGTTCACCGTGGTCACGGACAAGGCCTTCATCGATCAGCTTGAGGAGGCCTGTTATGCTGTCTGGAACGGGATGTACCCCATGTTCCAGGATGACCAGACGGTCATGAACCTGGTAGATACTGTGCCGGTTGGGGCCTTCGATCCCCGGGTCCAGGGGGGAATAAGGTGCGTGATCCGAAAGGAGCTGCCCATCTTTAATAATGCCCCGGTGGTTATCTTCCTGGGTTGTCACGAAAATATGGCCTTTCCGGAGCAACATTCCGGCATCTGCGGACAGAACATGAACCTGTCTGCCAAGTCCCTGGGACTGGGTTTCTGCTGGAGTAATTTCGGATCGGCCGTCAATTTCATCCCGGAGTTGAAGTCCAGACTGGGCTTCGATGACCCCTGGCGGGTTTATTCGTCCCTGTGTCTCGGGTTCCCCAAATTCAAACAGGAAGGTCTGGTCCCCCGCTATTTCAGGCCCATAACCTGGTTTCGCCCCGGGACCGAGGGACCCCAGGTGGAGGGATAG
- a CDS encoding acyl-CoA/acyl-ACP dehydrogenase — MEYLDLDLNLTDKDRAIRQSAHEFAKEVMRPIAKQLDEMKPEEAIAPGSPYWDFLKQAYELGYHKFGLPEQYSGMNTSLLQTMLIVEELAWGSAGLAVALGVAGMPAQLAALAPNDDLVKNIIVPFCECRDGSMRGCWGITEPDHGSDTLMPGYPSFRDPKIEANCRARLDGNEWVINGQKSSWVSCGTVSTHCLLYCQIDSSMGHAGSGIFIVPADRPGVSKGKPLNKLGQRDENQGEIFFDEVRIPKSYQICGPEAYEAFLEGTLAGTMCMMGIIGTAIGRAAYEESLAYAKKRVQGGRTLIDYTHVKMTLFNMLRRVEASRYLTRNAFIYNQTVAPPALEYSQMSKIQGTETAFKNTHEAIQIFGGNGLAKEFLIEKLFRDARATLIEDGSNQIIAIAGGHTLAETYPRRK, encoded by the coding sequence ATGGAATATTTAGATCTGGATCTCAATTTGACCGACAAGGATAGGGCCATCCGGCAAAGCGCCCATGAATTCGCCAAAGAGGTCATGCGTCCCATTGCCAAGCAGTTGGACGAGATGAAACCGGAGGAGGCCATCGCCCCCGGCTCACCCTACTGGGATTTTTTAAAACAGGCATATGAACTGGGATACCACAAATTCGGCCTTCCGGAACAATACTCGGGTATGAACACTTCATTGCTGCAAACCATGCTGATCGTGGAAGAACTGGCCTGGGGTAGCGCCGGTCTGGCCGTGGCCCTGGGCGTGGCCGGCATGCCGGCCCAGTTGGCTGCCCTGGCTCCGAATGATGACCTGGTAAAAAATATCATCGTTCCTTTTTGCGAATGCCGTGACGGCAGCATGCGGGGCTGTTGGGGCATTACCGAACCCGACCATGGCTCGGACACCCTGATGCCCGGTTATCCCAGTTTCCGGGACCCTAAAATCGAGGCCAACTGTCGGGCCCGGCTGGACGGCAATGAATGGGTGATCAACGGCCAGAAATCTTCCTGGGTGTCCTGCGGGACTGTTTCCACTCACTGTCTTCTGTACTGTCAGATCGATTCTTCCATGGGGCATGCCGGCAGCGGAATCTTTATCGTGCCGGCCGATCGCCCCGGTGTCTCCAAGGGCAAACCCCTGAACAAGCTCGGCCAGAGGGATGAGAATCAGGGAGAGATCTTCTTTGATGAGGTTCGTATTCCGAAATCGTACCAGATCTGCGGGCCGGAGGCCTATGAAGCCTTTTTGGAAGGCACCCTGGCCGGGACGATGTGTATGATGGGCATCATCGGAACAGCCATAGGCCGGGCGGCTTATGAAGAATCCCTGGCCTACGCCAAGAAACGGGTCCAGGGGGGGAGAACCCTGATCGATTATACCCACGTCAAAATGACCCTCTTCAATATGCTCCGGCGGGTCGAAGCCAGCCGTTATTTGACCCGGAACGCCTTCATCTATAACCAGACCGTGGCTCCACCGGCCCTGGAATATTCCCAAATGTCCAAGATCCAGGGGACTGAAACGGCCTTTAAGAACACTCATGAAGCCATCCAGATTTTTGGCGGGAACGGGCTGGCCAAAGAATTTCTGATCGAAAAACTTTTCCGGGATGCCCGGGCGACCCTGATCGAGGACGGATCCAATCAGATTATAGCCATCGCCGGAGGACACACATTAGCAGAAACGTATCCAAGAAGAAAATAA